A window of the Candidatus Cloacimonadota bacterium genome harbors these coding sequences:
- the larA gene encoding nickel-dependent lactate racemase — MKINIPYWGEELNISLPKQNVGEIVYPNTVELRPEKEVISEALKNPLNSPSFENFIKGNEPILFIINDATRPTPNAKIIDLLWSKIKNKDIKFIIATGAHRGASKDEYIELFGNHYSELLNKTISHDAKNESENIFIGKTQNGTEVYFDKLVFKAKKIVYITSVEPHYFAGYTGGAKSFLPGIAGFKTIEQNHALALKSTAKALITDGNPVREDIKEAYDLLAKNKQIFSIQTVLNKDHKIYYCVCGETHEAFNMATGKAKDVFSVEIKDKADIVVAVAPYPMDIDLYQSQKAIDNSKLALNENGIMILISSCRKGVGGETFLKLMSSARNPDDVFDKISKGYKLGYHKAAKLAEIMKWASLWAYTKLDPKLLENIFIKGYWNLQKAIDRALEIKGNEKIMFLMDASMTVPRVAPRILHKNKYIYSPTSEKIKSKKSINFDAFFDD; from the coding sequence ATGAAGATAAATATTCCATATTGGGGAGAGGAATTAAATATTTCTCTCCCTAAACAAAATGTCGGAGAGATCGTCTATCCGAACACCGTCGAACTTCGTCCTGAAAAAGAAGTGATCTCTGAAGCTTTAAAAAATCCCTTAAATTCACCTTCCTTTGAGAATTTTATCAAAGGTAACGAACCGATCCTTTTTATCATCAACGATGCGACCAGACCAACTCCGAATGCAAAGATAATTGATCTTTTATGGAGTAAGATCAAAAACAAAGACATAAAATTTATAATTGCTACCGGTGCTCATCGTGGTGCGAGCAAAGACGAATACATCGAACTTTTTGGCAATCATTATTCCGAACTTCTGAATAAAACAATATCTCATGATGCGAAAAATGAAAGCGAGAATATTTTTATCGGAAAGACTCAAAACGGGACTGAAGTTTATTTTGACAAATTAGTTTTTAAAGCAAAAAAGATAGTTTATATTACTTCTGTCGAACCTCATTATTTTGCCGGATATACTGGCGGAGCAAAATCATTTTTACCCGGAATTGCCGGTTTTAAAACTATCGAGCAAAATCATGCCCTGGCTTTGAAATCAACTGCAAAAGCCCTGATAACCGATGGAAATCCGGTTCGGGAAGATATCAAAGAAGCATATGACCTGCTTGCAAAAAACAAACAGATATTTTCAATTCAAACCGTTCTGAACAAAGATCATAAAATTTACTATTGTGTTTGCGGAGAAACTCACGAAGCTTTTAATATGGCTACCGGAAAAGCAAAAGATGTTTTCTCGGTTGAGATCAAAGATAAGGCTGATATTGTAGTTGCAGTTGCTCCTTATCCTATGGACATCGATCTTTACCAATCCCAGAAAGCGATCGATAATAGCAAACTGGCTTTAAACGAAAACGGAATAATGATCCTGATTTCCAGCTGTAGAAAAGGAGTTGGTGGAGAAACTTTTTTAAAATTGATGAGTTCAGCCCGAAATCCCGATGATGTCTTTGATAAAATTTCCAAAGGTTATAAACTCGGTTATCATAAAGCGGCTAAACTTGCCGAAATTATGAAATGGGCTTCTTTGTGGGCTTACACGAAACTTGATCCGAAATTACTGGAAAACATTTTTATCAAAGGATATTGGAATCTGCAGAAAGCAATCGATAGAGCCCTCGAGATCAAAGGAAACGAAAAGATCATGTTCCTGATGGATGCCAGTATGACCGTTCCCCGCGTTGCTCCTCGAATTTTGCATAAAAATAAATATATTTACAGCCCGACCAGCGAAAAAATTAAATCTAAAAAAAGTATCAATTTTGATGCTTTTTTTGATGATTGA
- the mdh gene encoding malate dehydrogenase, translating into MKVSIIGSGNVGVACALYLAEKKVANITLIDIVDDWAKGKAMDIVQASPIRRYDVYINGYSEMSMIKDSDVIVVTAGKPRLPGMSREDLVKDNVKIMKSVSEEIAKYAPNAVVITVTNPLDILAYVALKVTGFALKKVIGMAGVLDSSRFRYFIADELGVSPLNVTALVLGGHGDLMVPLPRYSTVHGIPVTELLPRATIEKLVTRTRKAGGEIVAYLKTGSAYWSPGSSAAEMVECVVRNRNRILPCSAYLRGEYGIDGLFSGVPIKIGRGGVEEIIELSLTTEEKDALHLSAAKVREAIEKIESEKLI; encoded by the coding sequence GTTGCCTGCGCCCTTTATCTGGCGGAAAAGAAAGTTGCGAATATAACATTAATAGACATTGTCGATGATTGGGCAAAAGGTAAAGCAATGGATATCGTACAAGCTTCTCCTATTAGAAGATATGATGTTTATATTAATGGCTATTCCGAGATGTCAATGATCAAGGATTCGGATGTAATTGTGGTTACAGCGGGTAAACCGAGATTACCGGGAATGTCCCGCGAGGATTTGGTCAAGGATAATGTCAAGATCATGAAAAGTGTTTCGGAAGAAATTGCCAAATATGCTCCTAATGCGGTTGTCATTACAGTTACAAATCCGCTTGATATTTTAGCTTATGTTGCTCTGAAAGTTACAGGTTTTGCTTTGAAAAAAGTAATCGGTATGGCAGGTGTTTTAGATTCTTCCAGATTCAGATATTTTATCGCTGATGAACTGGGTGTGAGTCCTCTCAATGTAACAGCTCTTGTTCTGGGCGGTCATGGTGATCTGATGGTACCATTACCAAGATATTCGACTGTTCACGGTATTCCGGTAACGGAACTTTTACCGAGAGCTACAATAGAAAAACTGGTTACCCGAACTCGTAAAGCAGGTGGAGAAATTGTCGCATATCTGAAAACGGGAAGTGCTTACTGGTCACCTGGAAGTTCTGCTGCCGAAATGGTTGAGTGTGTCGTTCGTAACAGGAATAGAATTCTGCCTTGTTCTGCTTATCTGCGGGGAGAATACGGAATCGACGGATTATTCTCCGGTGTTCCGATTAAAATAGGTAGAGGTGGAGTCGAAGAAATTATTGAATTATCTCTGACTACGGAAGAGAAGGATGCGCTTCATCTTTCTGCAGCTAAAGTCCGGGAAGCCATCGAGAAGATAGAATCTGAAAAATTGATCTAA